CTTCTTCCCCCGAATCCCCTGGAAATACGGGTGAATGTTCCCTCGCCGTCCGGGCATGCGATTGCCGACACCGATTGGGAGGTCTTCACCATGGTTCCCCTGCTTCTCGTTCTACTGCTGGCGCTACTGCTCTTCGGCGCCGGTTTCGCTCTGAAGGTCCTGTGGTGGGTCGCACTCGTGGTGCTGGTGGTGTGGCTGGTGGGGTTCCTTGCCCGTGGCACCCACCCCTCGGGCGGTCGGAACCGCTGGTACCGCTGGTAGGCGCGGCAGCCTCACGCAGGCTCTCTCCCGGATCGGCCCACGCCCCGGGACAGCCGATGTCCGTGACCCGGCATCGGATCGGATACTTCGTCAGAACCTCGGAAAGTAGGCTTTCATGTACATCGGACTCGGCACTGTGGTTCTCGTCGTCATCGTCGTGGTCGCCGTTCTCGCGCTCCGGCGCGGCTGACGCCGATTCCTTCCGCGTTTCGCCCGACCGGGCCGTTCCCCCTCTTCGCGGGAGCAATCCGGAATGGGCCCGGCGGGTCGGCCCGGCCCGGAACGGTCACTCCTTCCGGGTGACATCGTCGGGGTTCTCCGGCTGATTCCGGGCCGCGACCTCGAAGGGCCCGACACCCGCCGGCGCGCCGGCGGACGGTACTGCCCGGCCTGCGGCTCCGGATCCCGACGAGGGTCCGGAGCCGCAGGCGTACCCGCAGGTATACCCGCAGGCGTAGGCAATCCCCGGAGGCGGCGCGGTCCACAGAAAGATCTCATAAGACGCATATCGGACGACTTTTCTTGTGGTGCGCATGGGGTTCGGGGCAAGGGGTAGCCGCGAGCGAGGAGCGTTGGGCCTATCGGTGGCTGACGTCCGCGACCAGGGAGAGCGATCCTTCATGGCAGTCCTTCAGGACACCGCGTCCGCCACTGCTCCGGGCCGTGCCGTCACGAGCCCCGGCCCCGCGCCCACCGCCCTCGCACCCGCTGTGCCGGCGCCGCTGACCGGGCGCGCGCCGCTGAGCGAGGCCCCGGACGCGATGGCGCCGAGCGATGCCCGGGCGCTGTCCAAGGACCTGTTCCTGCGCCTGCGGGAGCTGGAGGAGGGCACCCGGGAGTACTCCTACGTCCGCGGCACCCTGATCGAGCTGAACATGACGCTCGTGAGGTTCGCGGCCCGCCGCTTCGGCAATCGCAGTGAGCCGATGGAGGACATCGTCCAGGTCGGCACGATCGGTCTGATCAAGGCCATCGACCGGTTCGACCCGGCCCTGGAGTACGAGTTCAGCACCTTCGCCCTCCCGACCATCACCGGCGAGATGAAGCGGTTCTTCCGCGACACGTCCTGGATGGTGCACGTGCCGCGCGGCATGCAGGAGAGGCGGCTCACCCTGGCGAAGGCCTCCGACGAACTGGAGCAGGTCCTCGACCGGCTTCCGACGGCCGGCGAGCTCGCCGCCCACCTGTCGCTGACCGAGCGTGAGGTGATCGAGGGGATGAAGGCCGCCAACGCCTACCACGCGCACTCGCTGGACGCGCCCTCCGCGAGCGAGGAATCCGGCGCCGGTTCCGGTGCGGGCCTCGGCGCGCGGTTCGCCGTGGAGGAGGCCGGCTTCGAGGCGGTGCTCCACCTGGAGAGCCTCAAGCCGCTCATCGCCGCGCTGCCCGAGCGCGACCGCAGGATCCTCGCCATGCGGTTCGGCGCCGAGATGACCCAGGGGCAGATCGGCCAGGAGCTGGGGCTGTCGCAGATGCACATCTCGCGCCTCCTGACCCGCATTCTCACTCATCTGCGGACCGCCCTCCTGAGTGAGAGCTAGCCCGCCGAAGGTCGGGCACGGATCCGCACGGGCGGATCCGCCGGATTTCCCGCCGCCGGATCAGGCGCGGGCGCAAGGTCGGCGCGAGCATCGGCGGTTCGCCGACGATGAGGGACTGAGGGTGGACATGAACGAGACGGCGAACTCCGCCGCGACACCGGCCGCCGGCGGGCCGGGAGCAGAGGTCCGGTTCACGGACGGCGGGGCGCTCGTCTGCTCCCTGACCGGCGAACTGGACCTGGACGGCGTCGTCACCGCGGGGCCGGTGCTGGAGGAGGCGGTCCGCTCGGGAGCGCCGCTGCTGGTCATCGAGTTCTCCGGGCTCGGGTTCTGCGACTCCTCGGGGCTCAATCTGCTGCTCCGCACCCGGGCGGACGCCGAGGGCGCCGGGACGGCCCTGCGGCTGACGGGGGTGTCGGGCCAGTTGCTGCGGTTGTTGGAGATCACCGGTGCGCACCGGGTGTTCACGATCGAGCCCACGCTCGAACACGCTCTCGCCGCCCGGTGAGCCGGCGCCGAGAGTCCGTACCGGTCCGGGGGCGGTGTCCCGCCCGCCCGTGCCTCGGCACGCGGTGCGCCGCCGGAGTGGTCCTGCCGGGGAAAACCGTCGCCGACCGGGACATCTGGTGTCTCCCGCGCCTCAGCGGGCAGACGTGACCGAGCAGGCCGGGTCGGACGGACGTGTCGACGGACTCCACCCGGCATCCGGACCAGTGACCGCTCGATCTAACGACAGCGCCGAACGGCGGGGTGAGAAGACAGTGACATCCATCGACCCAGGAACCGGCATGCCGCGCGGACCGGGCGGGCCGCCGACCGGTCAGCGCCGGAGGCTGGCCCTGAGAGCCGTACCCGGCCCGGTCGGCCGCGGCCGCCACTTCGCGCGCCAGGCCCTGGACGACTGGGGCCTGGCCGCCGCGGACACCCTCACCGACGACGTCCTGCTGATCGTCTCCGAGCTTCTCGCGAACGCGTGCCTGCACGGCGGCGGGCCCCACGAGCTGGTCCTCACCACCTCGGGCGAGGGACTGCGGATCGAGGTGCCGGACAGCGAGGCGGCCCTGCCGAGCCCGCGTCCGCCGCACCTCACCACCGCGCCGGGCGGTCACGGGCTGCACATCGTCCAGCGTCTGTCCGACCGCTGGGGCACGTCCGCGTACCAGGGCGGCAAGACGGTCTGGGCGGAGTTCGACGCGAACCGCTTCCGGAGCCGGGAGGCCGTCGCCGCCGAGTCCGGTGTCCGTGAGTAGGCCGCGGCGTGTGCCCGAGCCCTCGGAGGAGCACCCGGGCGCCGTCCGGCCGGCCGCACTGGCCGATCCGCCCGGCGCCGTCCGGCCGACCGAGCGGGAGTACCGGCTCCTGGCCGAGATCGAGAAGTCCCGGGCCCGGTGCCGCGCACTGGAGCGCCGGAACGCGGAGCTGACCGCGCGGGACCGGGAGCTGACCGCCCTGTACGGCGTGCTGGCGGCGGAGCTGGAGGAGACCAACCGGGGCGTGGTGGCCCTGTACAGCGAGGAGCACCAGCTCGCCCTGACGCTCCAGCGGACCTTCCTGCCCGCGACGCTCCCGGAGCACAGCGCGGCGGACCTCGCGGTTCGCTACCTGCCCGCCGCGCGGGAGAGCGAGATCGGCGGCGACTTCTACGAGGCCGTCGGCACGCCGGGCGGACTGCTGATGGCGGTCGGCGACGTGGCCGGCCACAACCTGCAGGCCGCCATGGTGATGGGAGAGCTGCGCCACGCACTGCGGGCGTACGCCAACGAGGGGCACCCGCCGCACGTCCTGCTGGAGCTCCTGGACGGCCTGCTGGGCCGTCACCGGCCGGGGTGGACGGCCACCGTCTGCATCGCCCTGCTGGAGTCCGGCACCGGTCTGCTGCACGTCGCCAACGCCGGGCATCTGCCGCCCCTGCTGGTGGCTCCCGGCGGCGGTGCGCGCTTCGTGCACGCCCACGGGCCGCTGCTGGGTCTGGGGCTGCCGCAACCGCGGGCCTCGCGCCACGAGGTGGCGTCCGGCGCCGGGCTGCTGATGGTGACCGACGGGCTCGTCGAGACCCGGGGAATCAGCCTGGACGACTCCCTGGAGGAGCTGCGCCGGGCGGCCGAGGCCGGCCCGGGTGAGCCGGAGGCGCTCTGCGACCTGCTTCTGGAGACCTTCGGCGCCCACCAGGAGGACGACACGGTGGTCTTCGCGGCCCGGCTCACCCGGGCCGGCGCTGAGCCGGGGCCTGATACGGCCTGAGCGGAGCCGGGCGCCCGGGGTCCGGTACCCCGGGCGCGCCGACGCGCCCCGGCTCGGGTGAGGGGGCGGTCGGCGGTCGGCCGTGAGGCCGGAAAGCCGGGCAGGCCGTGAGGTCGGGCAGGCCGGGAGACCGGGCGCAGGCGCGGCCGTCAGCCGAGGGGGAGGTGGGCCCGTACGCGCTTACCGCCCGCGTGCCGCTCGATGTCGTAGCGGCGGCAGAGCGCGAGGACGATCTCCAGGCCGTGCTGGCCGATCCGTCCGGGGTC
The sequence above is drawn from the Kitasatospora sp. NBC_00315 genome and encodes:
- a CDS encoding STAS domain-containing protein gives rise to the protein MNETANSAATPAAGGPGAEVRFTDGGALVCSLTGELDLDGVVTAGPVLEEAVRSGAPLLVIEFSGLGFCDSSGLNLLLRTRADAEGAGTALRLTGVSGQLLRLLEITGAHRVFTIEPTLEHALAAR
- a CDS encoding ATP-binding protein produces the protein MPRGPGGPPTGQRRRLALRAVPGPVGRGRHFARQALDDWGLAAADTLTDDVLLIVSELLANACLHGGGPHELVLTTSGEGLRIEVPDSEAALPSPRPPHLTTAPGGHGLHIVQRLSDRWGTSAYQGGKTVWAEFDANRFRSREAVAAESGVRE
- a CDS encoding SigB/SigF/SigG family RNA polymerase sigma factor, whose protein sequence is MAVLQDTASATAPGRAVTSPGPAPTALAPAVPAPLTGRAPLSEAPDAMAPSDARALSKDLFLRLRELEEGTREYSYVRGTLIELNMTLVRFAARRFGNRSEPMEDIVQVGTIGLIKAIDRFDPALEYEFSTFALPTITGEMKRFFRDTSWMVHVPRGMQERRLTLAKASDELEQVLDRLPTAGELAAHLSLTEREVIEGMKAANAYHAHSLDAPSASEESGAGSGAGLGARFAVEEAGFEAVLHLESLKPLIAALPERDRRILAMRFGAEMTQGQIGQELGLSQMHISRLLTRILTHLRTALLSES
- a CDS encoding PP2C family protein-serine/threonine phosphatase, which encodes MPEPSEEHPGAVRPAALADPPGAVRPTEREYRLLAEIEKSRARCRALERRNAELTARDRELTALYGVLAAELEETNRGVVALYSEEHQLALTLQRTFLPATLPEHSAADLAVRYLPAARESEIGGDFYEAVGTPGGLLMAVGDVAGHNLQAAMVMGELRHALRAYANEGHPPHVLLELLDGLLGRHRPGWTATVCIALLESGTGLLHVANAGHLPPLLVAPGGGARFVHAHGPLLGLGLPQPRASRHEVASGAGLLMVTDGLVETRGISLDDSLEELRRAAEAGPGEPEALCDLLLETFGAHQEDDTVVFAARLTRAGAEPGPDTA
- a CDS encoding hydrophobic protein; this encodes MVPLLLVLLLALLLFGAGFALKVLWWVALVVLVVWLVGFLARGTHPSGGRNRWYRW